The following coding sequences lie in one Ostrea edulis chromosome 8, xbOstEdul1.1, whole genome shotgun sequence genomic window:
- the LOC130049772 gene encoding uncharacterized protein LOC130049772 translates to MVFKNVEFSNTVIFLLRSVLLSCYGNELREPSETPGKDPASAKMLSRRRKVSIGLRLICTKVAFLLDTFQNTMEEQSCTSFVEMEELEAEQEIVAKALAYHCNITVLKPV, encoded by the exons atggtatttaaaaatgttgaattttccAACACCGTGATTTTTTTGTTGCGTTCTGTTTTGCTGTCATGTTACGGAAATGAACTTCGGGAACCTTCGGAGACACCCGGAAAGGATCCAGCGTCTGCGAAGATGTTGTCACGT agGAGGAAAGTGTCGATTGGGTTAAGACTGATCTGTACAAAAGTGGCTTTTCTGTTGGAcacatttcaaaatacaatG GAGGAACAATCCTGCACATCATTTGTGGAAATGGAAGAGTTAGAGGCAGAACAG GAGATTGTAGCCAAGGCTCTTgcttatcattgtaacattactGTGTTAAAACCTGTATAa